One Candidatus Polarisedimenticolia bacterium genomic window carries:
- a CDS encoding LLM class flavin-dependent oxidoreductase encodes MSLRFGYWLPVFGGWLRNVEDEGMPATWDYVRDLAVRSERIGFDLTLIAELNLNDIKGVDAPSLDAWSTAAALAAVTSSLELMVAVRPNFHHPGLLAKQAANIDRIASGRLSLNVVSSWWRDEAVQYGLPFDHHDARYRRTEEWLQVVKGLWSEKRFSFSGNHYRFENAALEPKPRRRPRPLLYAGGESEAAKNLIAATADAYLMHGDPPERIAARVADMRERRERLAPEEPPLAFGMAAFVICRDTEEAARRERARITDVHASARGYANFSQWLSGTRLEQPLSLEDYSVSNRGLRSGLVGTANRVAGELARFHEAGVELVLLQFSPQAEEMERFAADVIPRFDSIGKSIDTTRSVDTISGRRL; translated from the coding sequence GTGAGCCTCCGCTTCGGTTACTGGCTGCCGGTTTTCGGCGGATGGCTCCGCAACGTGGAGGACGAAGGGATGCCCGCCACCTGGGATTATGTCCGCGACCTCGCCGTCCGGAGCGAGCGCATCGGCTTCGACCTGACTCTGATCGCGGAGCTCAATCTGAACGACATCAAAGGAGTCGACGCCCCCTCCCTGGATGCCTGGAGCACCGCCGCCGCGCTGGCGGCCGTCACGAGCAGCCTCGAGCTGATGGTGGCGGTGCGCCCCAATTTTCATCATCCCGGCCTGCTGGCGAAGCAGGCGGCCAATATCGATCGGATCGCCTCGGGGCGGCTGTCCCTGAACGTAGTCTCCTCATGGTGGCGGGACGAGGCGGTGCAATATGGTCTCCCTTTCGACCATCATGACGCGCGGTACCGGCGCACCGAGGAATGGCTCCAGGTCGTGAAGGGGCTGTGGAGCGAGAAACGCTTCAGCTTCTCCGGGAATCACTACCGCTTCGAGAACGCCGCCCTCGAGCCCAAGCCGCGCCGCCGGCCGCGGCCCCTCCTTTACGCCGGAGGGGAGTCGGAGGCGGCGAAGAATCTCATCGCGGCGACCGCCGACGCCTACCTGATGCACGGCGATCCGCCGGAGCGCATCGCGGCGCGGGTGGCCGACATGCGTGAGCGGCGCGAGCGTCTGGCGCCGGAGGAGCCACCGCTCGCTTTCGGCATGGCGGCCTTCGTGATCTGCCGGGACACCGAGGAAGCCGCCCGCCGGGAGCGGGCGCGGATCACCGATGTCCATGCCTCGGCGCGAGGCTACGCCAACTTCAGCCAGTGGCTGTCCGGAACCCGTCTCGAGCAGCCTCTGAGCCTGGAGGATTACTCCGTCTCGAATCGTGGACTGCGCAGCGGGCTGGTAGGGACCGCGAATCGCGTCGCCGGGGAGCTGGCTCGATTCCATGAGGCTGGCGTGGAACTGGTGCTCCTGCAATTCAGCCCGCAGGCGGAGGAGATGGAGCGCTTCGCCGCGGACGTGATCCCGCGCTTCGATTCGATCGGCAAGAGCATTGACACAACTCGGAGCGTTGACACGATTTCCGGGCGCCGCCTATGA